Within Amycolatopsis sp. FDAARGOS 1241, the genomic segment GAGTCGAGTGGCTGCGCGCGCACGGTGACGACCTGCTGGACGTCGCGTTCCGCGTGCCGGACACCGTGCTGCTGGAACGCGTCGACTCCCCCGGCGACGAGGGCTGGGAGACCACCGTTCGGCGCCTGCACCGCACGGACGGACCGGGGTGGCAGCACGAGGTCGACGAACTCGCCGAGCGGCTGCTCGCGGGCTGCCGGGGCCTGCTGCCGCTGGAGGACCTCATCGAGCTGCTGGCCGCCGCCCAGGGCCTGGACCCGACGGAGCTGGCGGCGTCGGCGCTGCCGATCGTCCGCGAGCTCGTGCGCCACGGCATGCTCGTGCCGGCCGGCCGGTGAGGGCCGTCGCGGCCCGCGTCACCCGGGCGAAGGTGACGGTCGACGGCGACGTGACGGGCGCCATCGAAGAGCCGGGACTGTTGGTGCTGTTGGGAATTCACGCCGGCGACGACCGGGCGAAGGCCGCGACGATGGCGCGCAAGCTCCACGAACTGCGCTTGCTGCGCGACGAGCAGTCGTGCGCGACGGCCGGTGCTCCCCTGCTCGTGGTGTCGCAGTTCACGCTCTACGGCGACACGCGCAAGGGCCGGCGTCCGTCGTTCACCGCGGCGGCGCGGCCGGAGGTGGCCGAGCCCCTGGTGGACGCCGTGGTTCAAGACCTGCGCGACCGGGGCGCGACCGTGGCCACGGGGCGCTTCGGCGCGATGATGGCGGTGGAGAGCGTGAACGACGGTCCGTTCACGGTTCTCGTAGAGGTTTAGACCAGTACTTCCCTGGCCCGGGAACGGATCCGCGCTCGAAGTGGTTCAACCGATGAGCGGGTTCTCATGGAATTCTCATGATTATTCCCGCAGTGACGCGCTTCTCAGCAAAAGCTCAGTTTTGGTGGAGCAACCGCGCAGCGAGTCCGCCCGTCTTCCATTCAGCGAGCCGGGAACGTTTTGGAAACCCGGTGCGTTGACACAAGTGTCCAGCTAAGCCCGCTGGGCCGAAGGTACGGGTTTTCCACAGGGCCCGTGCTCCAGGCGCAGCTCCGGCGAGACACGTTCAGCCCGTGACCGGGGAGGCAGAGAATGTCAGTCCAGACTCTCGAACGCGAAGCGCGCGGGATTCGCGAGCGTGGGATTCCAGAACAGCAGAACGAGGAGCCCGTGGGTGTGGGGACGCCCACGGACGCCGATCTCGACGCCCAGAGCCCGGCTGCCGACCTGGTGCGCGTGTACCTGAACGGCATCGGCAAGACCGCGCTGCTCACCGCGGCCGACGAGGTCGAGCTGGCCAAGCGCATCGAGGCGGGGGTCTTCGCGCAGCACATGCTCGACACCGGCGAGGGCCTCACGTCCAAGCGCCGCACCGAGCTCACCGCGCTGGTGCGCGACGGGCACCGGGCGAAGAATCACCTGCTGGAGGCCAACCTCCGCCTCGTGGTGTCGCTCGCCAAGCGCTACACCGGCCGGGGGATGCCGCTGCTCGACCTGATCCAGGAGGGGAACCTGGGTCTGATCCGCGCGGTGGAGAAGTTCGACTACTCCAAGGGGTTCAAGTTCTCGACCTACGCCACCTGGTGGATCCGCCAGGCCATCACCAGGGGGATGGCCGACCAGGGTCGCACCATCCGGCTGCCGGTCCACCTCGTGGAGCAGGTCAACAAGCTCGCCCGCATCCGCCGCGACCTGCACCAGCAGCTCGGCCGTGACGCGACGCACGAAGAGCTGGCCGCGGAGTCGGGCATCCCGGTGCACAAGATCTCGGATCTGCTCGACCAGTCCCGCGACCCGGTGAGCCTCGACATGCCCGTGGGCACCGAGGAAGACGCGCCGCTGGGCGACTTCATCGAGGATTCCGAGGCGACCGACGCCGAGAGCGCCGTGATCTCCGGTCTCCTGCAGGACGACCTCCGCCGGGTCCTCGCGACGCTGGACGACCGCGAACAGCACGTCATCCGCCTTCGCTACGGCCTGGACGACGGTCAGCCCCGTACCCTCGACCAGATCGGCAAGCACTTCGGCCTCTCGCGGGAGCGCGTGCGCCAAATCGAACGCGAGGTCATGGCGAAGCTCCGCCAGGGTGAGCGGGCCGACCGCCTGCGCGCCTACGCCTCCTGAAGCGGAGGTCAGGGCGAGGCGTGCTCGCGGAAAGCGCTCGCCAGCCGATTCGCGAGGGTGTTTTAGGGGGGTTGAACCCCCAGACCCCGCCAGGGGGAAGGCCCCTTGGACCCCGCGGTGGTCACCTTGCCGCGGGTGATCGCCTGGCCGTGACTCTCCTTGCGTGGTCGCCGGCCTGATCCGGCGCAGAGCTTAGGTCGGCTTCGAAGGTCCCGTGGTCCCCCGGTCCGCGGGGCCTTCGGCGTATCGGCGAAGGCCGTAGCGGTACCGGGAAAAGTGGTTCGGGAGGCCGGGCCCACCCCGACGGACCCGACCTCCCGGGGAAAGCGGAAACGGATGCTGGCACCCGCACCGCGAAGCTCACACCTGGCGTTCCGTTCGCCTGCCACGACAGTCTCGTGACGTAGGTCATAAGTCAACGCGGCCGAACGGGTTGTTGCCCACTGCTTGCTACCCAGTGACCACGCCGATGAAACAGCCGTGATCGTCGGACTCCGGCCGGGCGCGTGAGATCCAGTGCCGTGAGATCCAGTGCCGTGAGACACAGTCGCCGTGCGGGCGTGCGGGGCGCCGGCGGCCGCTGAGTACCGTGGGCGGATCCCGATCAGGGCAAAGGAGCCTGGCTGTGCCGTCCACCACGTTTCAGCACACCGAAGTCCTGCCGCTGGGCAAGGACACCACCACCGAGTACCGGCTCGTCACCGCAGACGGCGTCGAGGTCGTCGAAGCAGCGGGCCGCAAGTTCCTGAAAGTCGAGCCCGCCGCGCTGACGACGCTCGCGCGCACGGCCATCACCGACATCCAGCACCTGTTGCGCACGTCACACCTGCAGCAGCTGCGCGCGATCGTCGACGACCCCGAGGCGAGCGGCAACGACCGGTTCGTCGCGATGGACCTGCTGCGCAACGCGGCTATCTCAGCCGGCGGTGTGCTGCCGATGTGCCAGGACACCGGTACGGCCATCGTCATCGGCAAGCGCTCCGAAGGCGTGCTCACCGGCGGCGACGACGAACGGGCGCTGTCGCAGGGGGTGTTCGACGCCTACCAGCAGCTGAACCTGCGCTACTCGCAGATGGCGCCCCTGAACTTCTGGGAAGAGCGCAACACCGGCACGAACCTCCCGGCGCAGGTCGAGCTCTACCACAAGGATGGAGATAGCGACCCGTCCTACGAGTTCCTGTTCATGGCCAAGGGCGGCGGGAGCGCGAACAAGACCTTCCTGTACCAGGAGACCAAGGCCGTGCTGAACCCGAAGCGGCTCGCGCGGTTCCTGGACGAGAAGCTGCGCAGCCTCGGCACCGCGGCGTGCCCGCCCTACCACCTGGCGATCGTCGTCGGCGGCATGTCGGCCGAGTTCAACCTCAAGGTCGCGAAGCTCGCGTCGGCGCGCTACCTCGACACGCTGCCGACGGAGGGCTCCGAGCTGGGCCACGCGTTCCGCGACCCGGACCTCGAGCAGCAGGTGCTGGAGATGACGCGCCAGTTCGGCATCGGCGCGCAGTTCGGCGGCAAGTACTTCTGCCACGACGTCCGCGTGATCCGCCTGCCCCGCCACGGCGCGTCGTGCCCGGTCGGCATCGCCGTCTCGTGCTCGGCCGACCGCCAGGCCAAGGCGAAGATCACCGCCGACGGCGTGTTCATCGAGCAGCTCGAGCGCGACCCCGCGCGGTTCCTGCCCGACGTGACCGAGGACGACCTGTCCGACGAGGTCGTGAGCGTCGACCTCAACCGCCCGATGGACGAGATCCGCGCCCAGCTCTCGCAGCTGCCCGTGAAGACGCGCCTGTCGCTCACCGGGCCGCTGGTCGTCGCGCGCGACATCGCGCACGCGAAGATCGCCGAGCGCCTCGACGCGGGCGAGGAGATGCCGCAGTACCTCAAGGACCACCCGGTGTACTACGCCGGTCCGGCGAAAACTCCCGACGGTTACCCGTCCGGCTCGTTCGGCCCCACGACGGCCGGGCGCATGGACTCCTACGTCGAGCAGTTCCAGGCCGCGGGCGGCTCGATGGTGATGCTGGCGAAGGGCAACCGTTCCAAGCAGGTCACCGCCGCCTGCCAGAACCACGGCGGCTTCTATCTCGGCTCGATCGGCGGCCCGGCCGCGCGGCTGGCCAAGGACTGCATCAAGAAGGTCGACGTGCTCGAGTACCCCGAGCTGGGCATGGAAGCGGTCTGGAAGATCGAGGTCGAGGACTTCCCCGCCTTCATCGTCATCGACGACAAGGGCAACGACTTCTTCGCGGCCACCAGCGAACCGGTCCTGCAGATCAGCTTCCGCTGACCCGGTCCTGACACGGCTCCGCCCCGCTCGCCGGCAGGTGAGCGGGGCGGTTTCGCGTCAGTCGACCAGCAGTTCCGTCAGCCGATCCAGCTCGGCCAGGTCCTCGGACGACATCGCGAGCATCGCCTTCGGCGGCTCGCCCAGGATGCGATTGGCGAGCGCCGCCGCGTCGTGGCCCGCCGGGGTGACGGTGACGACGCGGCTGCGCCGGTCCTCCGGGTGCTGTTCGCGCAGGACGAGCCCGCGCCGGACCAGTTCGTCGACGACGTGCGTGGTGTACGGGCGGTCGGTGTTGAGCTGCTCGGTCAGCTCGCTCATCGTGAGTGGCCGGGCGGCCACGCGGCGCAGTGCCTTGATCTTGATGAAGCTCATGCCGAGCGCGTCGCAGACCTCACGCTTGCGTTCGTGGCGATCGAGCACGAGCGAGCGCACGCGGGCCCAGACGCGCTCCGCCACCTCGTCGTCGTCACCGGACGGCATCAGGCGCGCACCAGGTCGGAGCCGTGGTCTTCTTCGAGGCCGACGCGGCGGGCGGTCGCGTGTGCCCAGCGCGTGGTGGTCACCAAACCGAGCACGATCACCAGCACACCGCACCCGCCGATGATCCACCACCCGGCGTGGCTGGCGGCCGGCAAACCGGAGGCGAACGGGCCGTGGACGCGGGCCGTGACGACCGCCCCGATCACCGCGACCCCCAGTGACGTGCCCACCTGCCGGCTTGTCGACGCGATTGCCGCGGCCACGCCCGCCTGCGCGCGCGGCATGCCGGACACCGCCGCGTACGTGATGGGCGCGTTGACCAGGCCGAACCCGATGCCGAAGACGAGGTAGGCGATCATCAGCAGCCACAGTGGCGTGGTCGCGGACAGGTCGACCATCAGCAGCGCGCCGACGACCGTGCCGATACCCGCGCCGACGAGCGGCAACCGCGCGCCGCGCGTGCCCACGAGCCGGCCCGAGATGGGGGCGCAGACAGCGCACATGATGGCCATCGGCAGCGTCAGCAAGCCCGCGTGCAGCGCGCTGTAGCCACGGGTGTCCTGCAGGTAGAGCGAGTTGAGGAAAAGGAACCCGGCCATAGCCGCGATGCCGGACACCGCGGTGAGCGTGGCGCCGGAGAACGGGGCGCTGCGGAAGAACCTCGGTTCCAGCAGCGGGTCTTCACGCCGGCGTTCGTACGGCACGAACACGGCCAGCGCCACCACCGCCAGCGCGAACGCGACGAGGATCTGCGGCGAGCCATAGCCGGAGTCGCGGCCCTCGATGATGCCGTAGGTGAGACCGGCGAGGAACACGATCACGAGCAGCTGGCCCACCGGGTCGAGCCGGCGCGGCCGCGGCGCGCGCGATTCCGGCACGAACACGGCGGTGAGCACGACGGCGACGATGACCACGGGCACGTTGATCCAGAAGATGGAGCGCCAGCCGGCCGCGCCCACGAGCGCACCACCGAGCACCGGTCCGACGGCCATGGACAGCCCCATCGTGGCGCCCCACATGCCGATCGCGCGCCCGCGCTCCTTCGGGTCCGTGAACGTGTTGGTGACGATCGACATCGCCACCGGGTTGAGCATCGAACCGCCGACGGCCTGCAGCGCGCGGAACGCGATGAGCAGCCCCACGCTCGGCGCGACGCCGCACAGCAGCGAGCCGAGGCCGAACAGCACCAGGCCCGTCTGGAAGGTGCGCCGCCGCCCGAGCCGGTCGGCCGTCGACCCCGACAGCATGAGCAGGCTCGCCAGCACGAGCGTGTAGGCGTCGATCGTCCACTGCAGACTCGAGACGGACGCGCCCAGGTCGTGCTGGATGGAGGGCAGCGCCAGGTTCACGATCGTGTTGTCGAGCCCGACGATGAACAGGCTCATGCAACAGACACCGAGCACCATCTGACGCCGCCGACGGCTGAGCTCCGGCACGGTACTCCTCGAAACTAGTTGTAGAACCCTAACATTTAGCACGCTACAACTAATCTTCCGTGCCGTCACCGGACGGCGGCGCAGCTCACGCCCCGACCCGGTCAGCCGGGGAACATCTTCGTGAGCCGGGCGAGGGTCTTCTCGATGCCGTCGGCGTTGCGCTTGGGGAAGCCGAGCAGCTGCAGCGCCGCGGGTGAACGCGCGGTGGAGTAGTCGAACGTCTCGGTCACCGACGTCTTCCCCTCGCCCGCCGGCTCGAGCAGCCAGCGCCAGCGGTGGCCCATGAAGTGGCACCACGCGATGAGCCGGTTCTCCTCGAACTCCACCACGGTGTTCCGGATCCGGTACGGCGCGCCCATCCGCATGTCCATGCCGAACGCCGCCCCGAGGGACAGCCGCGCGGGCCCGCCGTCACGGCCGGCGCGGACGGTGCCGGAACCGTCGATCAGCGGGTGGTTGGCGGGGTCGGCGAGGAGGTCGAAGATCTGCTCCGGACGGGCGGCGACGAGCACGGTGCGCGAGACCTGGCGAGTACCCATGGCCGGTGAGCCTAGGGGCCGGGTGGTGCGTCGACGATTCGAACGCCGTGCGGGGAAAGGAGATCACCCGGGTGCCGAGGGGGCAGAGGCACCCGGGTGACCACCGGAACCGGCGCCGGCGCGGCTCGGGCCCGAAGGCCCCCCCGAACGAGCCGCGTGACGCCGGAAGCACGAAATCCTCACCGCGGCGGTGAGTGCTTCAGCACCACCGTCCGCTCGCCGAGCGGCGCGGCGAGCGCCACGGACAGCACCGGGTAACGCAGGTCCATCGTGCACATCTGACCGGTCTGGGCCTTGGTCTCGCTCAGGTCCACGACCACGTGCTGGGCCGTCTGCTCGGTCGCCTCGCCGAGCGCGTGCCCGCAGCCGCCCTCTTCGGCGCGGAGGTTCAGGATCGTGCCGCCGTTGTCGGTGTTCACCTGGTGCGGGAAGCCGGACGGCAGGGCCGATGCGTCGACCTGCGAGGCCGGGACCGGCGTGCTGCCGGGCGGGAAGTCGAAGCGGGACACGCCCGGCGGGTTGGCCGGCGGCTTCGGGACCGCGGACGGCGAGGTCGAGATGCTGCCGCTCGGTGCCGCGGAGTCGCCTCCGGATCCGGGGTGGGTGGCCATCGTCTCCTGGCTGCCACAGGCGGTGACCGTGGCAAGGATCAAGCCCGTGCCGACCAGCTTCGTCAAGTACCTCATGCACCCAGGACGGAACGGGTACCGCGGTGGGTTGCACACGATCAAGGACCCGGCTGCAGCACCAGCGTGCGACCGCCGAGCGGTTCACTGAGCGGCACCGGCAGCGACACCTCGCGCACGTGCATCGGGCACATCTGCCCGTGCGGCGCCTTCGTCACCGTCACCCGCACGACCACGTGCTGCGCCGTCTGCTCGCCGGCGACCGCGGAAATGTGGTCGCAGCCGGCCTCTTCGGCGTGGATGACGACGACCTTGCCGCCTTGCGCGAGCGTCACGTCGTGCGGGTAGCCGGCCGGCAGCGCCGACGCGTCGAGCTGCCCCGGAGCCGGCGCCGTGTCACCCGGGGGCACGCCCTGCGTCGGGCGGCTCTGCGGCGGCCCGACCGGCGAAGGCGGGGGCGCCGGAGCGACCGGGGTCGTCCGCACGGGCGGGATGCCTGGAGTGGCCGGAGTGGTCGAAACCACCGGTGGCGGCGAAGAGGCCGGGCCCGGACCCGCCGGCACCGTTCGTTCGCCGCACGCCGCGGCCGAAAGCAGCAGCACGCCCACACCCAGGACCTTCACCGTTGTCCGCATACCGTGCGGACGGAACCGGCGCGGCCGCGGTTGCACGGGCGGGCGCGAAATCTTTCAGCCCAGGGCGTCCGGCAGGTCGCGCACGGAGCCGAGCACGTGCGTCGCGCCGGCTTCGCGAAGTTCGGTCCGCGTCCCGGCCCCGGTCAGCACCCCCGCCACCACGCGCGCGCCGGCGGCGAGCCCGGTCCGCACGTCCGCCGGCGTGTCCCCGGCGACCGCGACGTGCCGGACATCCGTGATTCCCAGCCGTAGCACCGCGGCCAGCACGAGATCGGGGTACGGCCGGCCGCGCAGCCCGTCGCCGGGCGCGAGCGCCAGGTCGGCGAGGCCGCGCCAGCCGAGGGCGCCGAGGATCGCCTGCTGCGTGGCAACCGCGAAGCCGGTCGTGAGCGCGACCTTGACACCCCCGTGGCGCAGGCCACGGATCACCTCCTCCGCGCCCGGCACCGGCTTGCACTCCCCCGCCGCGACCAGCACGTGGTACGCGCGCTCGAACTCGGCGTTGGCGCGCTGCGCGAGGTCCTCGGTGGGCAGCAGCGACCGGAACACGGTGATCTTCGGCTGGCCCATGGTGGCGTGGACGTGCGCCAGCATCCCAGCGAACCTTGAGTCCTCCTCGGACACCCCGGCCGCGCCGATCGCGGCGGTGAAGGCGCGCACGACGAGCCCGTCGTCGGCGACCGTGGTGCCGGCCAGGTCCAGCACGACCAGTTCCGTGGTCACAGACCCACCTCCAGCGCCGTGTCCTCGGCGATCGCCGGGGAGCACGTCATGCCGCGCCCGCCGGGTCCGGTGACGAGGAAAGCGTTGTCCGCCAAGCGTTCCCGGTGCACGATCGCGGCCGGGTCGGTGGCTTGGGCGTAGACGCCGGCCCAGCGGCGGACGATCCGCGGCATAGGGCGGCCAAGCAGCGCGCCGGCGACGTCGGCGAGGTGCTCGTACGGGTCTTCGGTCACGTCGAAGCCGAAGGGCTGCGCGTACTCGTGGGTGTCGCCGATGGTGAGCGAACCGTCGAGGCGCTGGACCACCAGCAGCTGCATGGCGTTCTTCGCGGCGACTTCGCCCTGCGGCTGGTCGCGCTCGAGGGCGTCGCTGCGGAACGCCGGGTAATAGCGGAAGCTGTCGGCGTCGGCGACGCTCGTGGTCAGCCGCTCGTCCAGCGGCTCGGTCTGCGCCATCTGCAGCCGGACGCGGCGGACGGGCAGCACGCCGGCGATCTCCCGGACCAGACCGCCGAGCCACGCGCCGGTGCAGAACAGGACGACGTCGCCTTCGTGGCGGTCGCCGTGGTCGTCCGTGACGCCGGTGCCGGTGAGGCTGCGCACTTCGCGGCCGGGGAGCCACCTGTAGCGGCCGGTGGACTGCAGCGCCGCGCGAAGGGCGGGTTGGGCGGTGCGCGGTTCGACGGCGGCGTCGCGTTCGCACCAGAGCGCGGCGGTGAAGCCGCCGCGGAGCGCGGGGTTCACGGCGCGGGCCTCGGCCGGTGTGAGGAGTTTGAAGCCGCGGTCGGCCGCGTCGGCGCTCCCGGCGGCTTCCCGCGCGACCGTGACCTCGGCCTCGGTCCTCAGCACGGTGAGGGACCCGTTCGCGCGGAAGCCCACCTCGGGGACCGACGCGGCGATCTCCTCCCACAGCCGGCGCGCCCGCAGCGCGGTGTCGAGCTCCTTCCCCGCCGCGCGGCCGCTGACCCAGACGAGGCCGAAGTTGCGGACGGAAGCGCCGCGCGCCTCGGCTTCCCGCTCGATCTGCACCACCTCGTGCCCACGGCCGGCGGCCTGCCACGCGTGCATCGTCCCCAGCACGCCACCACCCACGATCACCACTCGCACGCCCGTCACGGTCGCCGCCGGGCGGGAATGGTGGTTGGCGTGGCGAAGAACGTGGGGTGAAGAGGTGGCGGTCGATTGGGTCGCTTGTTCCGGGGTCAGAGCCGGCCGGTGGCGACGAACGCGGCCAGCGCGAGGATGAGGACGTTGACGCCGACGTTGCGCCACTCGGCGGCCTTGTGCCGGGTGATCGCGAGGCGCGCGTGCATGGCCATCGCGCCGATCATGACCACGACCAGGCCCAGCGCGGCCCACCCGGTCAGCGCCGGTGCGACGCCGGTGAGCTGCGGCAGGGTCAGCCCGAGCACGGCGAGCAGCTCGCAGACCGCCGCGAACCGCACCACCGGCAACGGATAGGCGGCGGCGCCCGTCTGGCCCGTTTCCAGCATGCGCTGACGCGACATCGTGGACTTGAGCGAACCGGACAGGGCGAACAGCAGCGCGAGGACGATCTGTCCGGTCCAGAGTGCGATGTTCACGCGGGGTCTCCCTTCGAAGGTGGCCGTCGGGAAGGGAACGGGACAGCGCCGCGAGGTGTGACACGGGCGAGGTGTCGGCGCAGTCGCCGCCGGCGATCGCCCGTGGTGGTTCGCCGGTGGCGATGCTCGCGGCCGCGACCGGAAGACCGCCTGCGGGTGCGCGGGCCGCCGCTCGCGAGGCGGGTGCTCGTGGACAGCACGCCGGCGGTCGTCAGCGCTCGTGGTCTACACCGCGGTCGCGGAGGCGCTGTCGCTCGCGCTGGGACCTGCGCTGACTCCGGAGACGGCGTCGGGCTCGGCGCCGGTGGCGCGGGTGGGCCGCCGGGTTTCGCGGGACAGCGCTGAAAGTTTCGCGACGAAGGGACCGTTCGCGCCGCAAATCCGAACAAAGTAGCTTGTCCGATTTGCCCCTCTCTGCTGTAGTCAGCTGATCACTCCCCGTATCCTTGTTCCACTTCGGACACCGGAAGGACGGATCCCCCGTGACCTCCAAGAGATGGTTCACCCTGCTCGGAAAAGCTCTTGTCGGCGTCACCGTGCTGGCCACGACCCTCGGGCTCGCGTCGCCGGCGGACGCGTCGACGAGCGGCACCCAGGTCGTCGGCGGCACGCGCGCGGCCCAGGGCGAGTTCCCGTGGATGGTGCGGCTCTCCATGGGCTGCGGCGGCGCCCTGTACACGCCGCAGATCGTGCTGACAGCCGCCCACTGCGTCACGCGCACGGGCTCGAACACGTCGATCACCGCGACACTCGGGGTCGTCGACCTGCAGAGCTCCAGTGCGAAGAAGGTGCGCTCCAGCTACGTGTACCGCTCCACCACGTACACCACCACCGGGGGCGACTGGGCCCTGATCAAGCTGGCGAGCCCCGTCAGCGGCATCCCCACGCTGCCGCTCGCCACGAGCACCTCGCTGAACTCGGGCACGTTCACCATCGCCGGCTGGGGCGCCGCGACCGAGGGCGGCGCGCAGCAGCGCTACCTGCTGAAGGCCCGGGTCCCCTTCGTCAGCGACTCGACGTGCGAAGCCCAGGGCGGCGACTACTCCGACCTCATCCCGGCCGCGGAGATCTGCGCGGGCAACGTCTCCTCCGGCGGCGTCGACACCTGCCAGGGCGACTCCGGCGGCCCCATGTTCCGCCACGACACCGCCGGCGCCTGGGTGCAGGTCGGCATCACGAGCTGGGGAACCGGCTGCGCCCGCCCGCACGCCCCCGGCGTCTACACGGAGGTGACGAGCTTCGCGGACGCGATCGCCTCGGCCGCCTCGAAGATGTAGCGTCCGCTGAGGAGAGTCCTTAGTTTCGGGTTCGGGTTTCGGGTTCGGGTTCCGGCTTCGGGTTCCACCGGCTGCACAACCGCCAACCACTTACGCCACGAAGAACCCACCCGACCCCTGCCCAGCACCCCGAAAGGCGACGGACCCCACCTACGCAACCGCCGCCAAACTACGCAAAGAGTGATGCACCCAGCCCCCGCCCAGCACCGCGATCCGAAACCCTCACACGGCCACACCTGAGCTTCGGGGTGCACACGCCTCGCAACACGCCCCCGCGCAGGACCGCCTCAACCCACAAACGAAACCGCCACACACGCCCCTGCGCAGGGCCCACACCACAACCGACCGCACGTTTGTCCTAACAAGACCCCTCACGAAAACTCCTTCACAGCCTCCTCATATCCCTCCACAAGACCGTTCATCACCTCCGCCACCAAACGAACTCGATCCATCCGGCCCACGATCTGGCCCACTGGCTTCGACACCACCGCCGGCTCGCTCACGGCGTGGATCCGGTTGTGGAAGTGGGAGACCAGCAGGTCGGCAACGGCATCGGCAACGGTTCGGGCGCGTCCGGCGCGGCACAGGCGTCCGTCCAGCGGGTTTTGAGCAGGCGCGCGGGTTTGCCGGTGTAGCTGCGGGCGCGGACGGCGGCGGAGGTCACGCCGACGAGCGCGGTCTGCATCGAGCCGGAGCCGGGCATGGTGCGGCGGTACACCTCCGTGGCGAGCCAGAACGAGCCCATCCACACACCGGTCGCGCCGAGCACCAGCGCGGTCGCGACCGGCCCGAGCCGATGCCGCCGGCAGCGAACACGGGGACGTCGGCGCCGACGGCGCCGACGATTTCCGGTACGACCACCATCGACGCGATCTCCCCGGTGCTCCCACCAGCCTCGACCGTCTCGGGGTACCCCGTTCTCGCCGCCGGTGTTCATCGCACTGCGAACCGCGGCCGAACAGCGTGACCGTGCCCTCGTCCTTGCCGAACGCGACGCGCGGGCCGGCGCTGTGGTCGGAGTCCTTGCCCACCATGCCGATCCCGGTGAAACCGCTCTCCGGCGAACCGATCGCGTCGGTGATCACGACACCCCGCAGCAGGTCGAGCATCTTCTGCTTCACCGACTGCGAGAACAGCGCGGCGCGGCTCGACGCGAGACACGCTCTTAGCGTCGTAGCCACTTCGGATCCACGTGCCGTGCTCGTGGTTCGAGCCGATGTGGCTCGAGAACCTGGGTTTCGCGGGCGAAGACGGGGGCTGGAAGGTGGCCGAA encodes:
- the dtd gene encoding D-aminoacyl-tRNA deacylase → MRAVAARVTRAKVTVDGDVTGAIEEPGLLVLLGIHAGDDRAKAATMARKLHELRLLRDEQSCATAGAPLLVVSQFTLYGDTRKGRRPSFTAAARPEVAEPLVDAVVQDLRDRGATVATGRFGAMMAVESVNDGPFTVLVEV
- a CDS encoding sigma-70 family RNA polymerase sigma factor, with amino-acid sequence MSVQTLEREARGIRERGIPEQQNEEPVGVGTPTDADLDAQSPAADLVRVYLNGIGKTALLTAADEVELAKRIEAGVFAQHMLDTGEGLTSKRRTELTALVRDGHRAKNHLLEANLRLVVSLAKRYTGRGMPLLDLIQEGNLGLIRAVEKFDYSKGFKFSTYATWWIRQAITRGMADQGRTIRLPVHLVEQVNKLARIRRDLHQQLGRDATHEELAAESGIPVHKISDLLDQSRDPVSLDMPVGTEEDAPLGDFIEDSEATDAESAVISGLLQDDLRRVLATLDDREQHVIRLRYGLDDGQPRTLDQIGKHFGLSRERVRQIEREVMAKLRQGERADRLRAYAS
- a CDS encoding fumarate hydratase, which translates into the protein MPSTTFQHTEVLPLGKDTTTEYRLVTADGVEVVEAAGRKFLKVEPAALTTLARTAITDIQHLLRTSHLQQLRAIVDDPEASGNDRFVAMDLLRNAAISAGGVLPMCQDTGTAIVIGKRSEGVLTGGDDERALSQGVFDAYQQLNLRYSQMAPLNFWEERNTGTNLPAQVELYHKDGDSDPSYEFLFMAKGGGSANKTFLYQETKAVLNPKRLARFLDEKLRSLGTAACPPYHLAIVVGGMSAEFNLKVAKLASARYLDTLPTEGSELGHAFRDPDLEQQVLEMTRQFGIGAQFGGKYFCHDVRVIRLPRHGASCPVGIAVSCSADRQAKAKITADGVFIEQLERDPARFLPDVTEDDLSDEVVSVDLNRPMDEIRAQLSQLPVKTRLSLTGPLVVARDIAHAKIAERLDAGEEMPQYLKDHPVYYAGPAKTPDGYPSGSFGPTTAGRMDSYVEQFQAAGGSMVMLAKGNRSKQVTAACQNHGGFYLGSIGGPAARLAKDCIKKVDVLEYPELGMEAVWKIEVEDFPAFIVIDDKGNDFFAATSEPVLQISFR
- a CDS encoding MarR family winged helix-turn-helix transcriptional regulator encodes the protein MPSGDDDEVAERVWARVRSLVLDRHERKREVCDALGMSFIKIKALRRVAARPLTMSELTEQLNTDRPYTTHVVDELVRRGLVLREQHPEDRRSRVVTVTPAGHDAAALANRILGEPPKAMLAMSSEDLAELDRLTELLVD
- a CDS encoding MFS transporter yields the protein MSLFIVGLDNTIVNLALPSIQHDLGASVSSLQWTIDAYTLVLASLLMLSGSTADRLGRRRTFQTGLVLFGLGSLLCGVAPSVGLLIAFRALQAVGGSMLNPVAMSIVTNTFTDPKERGRAIGMWGATMGLSMAVGPVLGGALVGAAGWRSIFWINVPVVIVAVVLTAVFVPESRAPRPRRLDPVGQLLVIVFLAGLTYGIIEGRDSGYGSPQILVAFALAVVALAVFVPYERRREDPLLEPRFFRSAPFSGATLTAVSGIAAMAGFLFLNSLYLQDTRGYSALHAGLLTLPMAIMCAVCAPISGRLVGTRGARLPLVGAGIGTVVGALLMVDLSATTPLWLLMIAYLVFGIGFGLVNAPITYAAVSGMPRAQAGVAAAIASTSRQVGTSLGVAVIGAVVTARVHGPFASGLPAASHAGWWIIGGCGVLVIVLGLVTTTRWAHATARRVGLEEDHGSDLVRA
- a CDS encoding SRPBCC family protein — protein: MGTRQVSRTVLVAARPEQIFDLLADPANHPLIDGSGTVRAGRDGGPARLSLGAAFGMDMRMGAPYRIRNTVVEFEENRLIAWCHFMGHRWRWLLEPAGEGKTSVTETFDYSTARSPAALQLLGFPKRNADGIEKTLARLTKMFPG
- a CDS encoding phosphonatase-like hydrolase translates to MTTELVVLDLAGTTVADDGLVVRAFTAAIGAAGVSEEDSRFAGMLAHVHATMGQPKITVFRSLLPTEDLAQRANAEFERAYHVLVAAGECKPVPGAEEVIRGLRHGGVKVALTTGFAVATQQAILGALGWRGLADLALAPGDGLRGRPYPDLVLAAVLRLGITDVRHVAVAGDTPADVRTGLAAGARVVAGVLTGAGTRTELREAGATHVLGSVRDLPDALG
- a CDS encoding TIGR03364 family FAD-dependent oxidoreductase gives rise to the protein MRVVIVGGGVLGTMHAWQAAGRGHEVVQIEREAEARGASVRNFGLVWVSGRAAGKELDTALRARRLWEEIAASVPEVGFRANGSLTVLRTEAEVTVAREAAGSADAADRGFKLLTPAEARAVNPALRGGFTAALWCERDAAVEPRTAQPALRAALQSTGRYRWLPGREVRSLTGTGVTDDHGDRHEGDVVLFCTGAWLGGLVREIAGVLPVRRVRLQMAQTEPLDERLTTSVADADSFRYYPAFRSDALERDQPQGEVAAKNAMQLLVVQRLDGSLTIGDTHEYAQPFGFDVTEDPYEHLADVAGALLGRPMPRIVRRWAGVYAQATDPAAIVHRERLADNAFLVTGPGGRGMTCSPAIAEDTALEVGL
- a CDS encoding DoxX family protein, with the protein product MNIALWTGQIVLALLFALSGSLKSTMSRQRMLETGQTGAAAYPLPVVRFAAVCELLAVLGLTLPQLTGVAPALTGWAALGLVVVMIGAMAMHARLAITRHKAAEWRNVGVNVLILALAAFVATGRL